Proteins from one Sabethes cyaneus chromosome 2, idSabCyanKW18_F2, whole genome shotgun sequence genomic window:
- the LOC128733868 gene encoding serine/arginine-rich splicing factor 2-like: MARYREWDLQCKVYVGNLGSSASKHEIESAFGKYGPLRNVWVARNPPGFAFVEFEDKRDAEDAVRSLDGTRCCGTRIRVEMSSGRTRRDDRTRRPRRSYRASSSMKLNVSNFRHRTSSNQPSTSSSTIEISATINSTTKTTTTTTAITTTKKITTITTTKKTSSASSISSRLVRSFIVQALQVVSQSTLLQHLLLLLQHHLRPPGQSPTSALQQLLQRSTTSLLLPLKSSAKHTCSQLQHPILNFMPPT; encoded by the exons ATGGCACGCTACCGTGAATGGGATCTCCAGTGTAAGGTATACGTCGGCAATCTGGGCTCGTCGGCTTCGAAGCACGAAATTGAGAGCGCCTTCGGAAAGTATGGTCCACTGCGCAACGTTTGGGTTGCCCGCAATCCTCCGGGTTTTGCCTTCGTGGAGTTCGAGGACAAACGCGATGCCGAGGATGCGGTTCGTTCGCTGGATGGAAC GAGATGCTGTGGAACACGCATCCGGGTGGAGATGTCCTCCGGTCGCACACGGCGGGACGATAGAACCAGACGACCCCGTCGCTCCTACAG GGCAAGCTCTTCTATGAAACTCAACGTCAGCAACTTCCGCCACAGAACTTCATCTAACCAACCTTCTACTAGTAGTTCTACTATTGAAATTAGTGCAACCATCAACTCCACCACCAAAACCACCACCACAACTACAGCCATCACCACAACCAAAAAAATCACCACTATCACCACCACCAAAAAGACCTCTTCAGCCTCTTCGATCTCTTCTAGACTTGTTCGCTCTTTCATCGTGCAAGCTCTTCAAGTAGTCTCCCAATCAACACTACTGCAACATCTACTGCTGCTACTACAGCATCATCTGCGACCGCCGGGGCAGTCGCCAACGTCAGCACTTCAGCAACTGCTGCAACGTTCGACGACatcgctgctgctgccgctgaaaTCAAGCGCCAAACACACTTGCTCTCAACTGCAGCATccgattttaaattttatgccTCCAACCTGA
- the LOC128733869 gene encoding anaphase-promoting complex subunit 15 yields the protein MLPFFPSLRPAVANNLWFAVDECCDEDAEVNAMESEHQEWLNRMSQIGADLAPIGKDTNEHADNMDSEDDDANDESDDSDNSDEDDEDMEDIANVARPNERLVMEPTYNNMDDELQTNDPL from the exons ATGCTCCCATTTTTCCCGTCGCTCCGACCGGCCGTGGCCAATAATCTTTGGTTCGCCGTCGATGAGTGCTGCGATGAAGACGCCGAAGTAAACGCAATGGAATCGGAACATCAGGAATGG CTAAATCGAATGTCGCAAATTGGAGCCGATTTGGCTCCCATAGGAAAGGATACAAACGAGCATGCCGATAACATGGATTCGGAAGATGATGACG CGAACGACGAAAGTGATGATTCGGACAACTCGGATGAAGACGACGAGGATATGGAAGACATCGCCAACGTTGCCCGACCGAACGAACGGTTAGTGATGGAACCGACTTACAACAATATGGACGATGAACTACAAACCAACGACCCGCTGTAG